One window of the Periophthalmus magnuspinnatus isolate fPerMag1 chromosome 17, fPerMag1.2.pri, whole genome shotgun sequence genome contains the following:
- the myadmb gene encoding myeloid-associated differentiation marker homolog has translation MPIVLQSTPLFWTRLAALVFSCVAFSVAVHGGWLYHGTGDWCIFCWAFSFAGTLLVLLVELFGLQTRAPVSWKNFPITFACYAALLCLSASIIFPLYYLKGSLAQSQTRDYRIVSTVFSCLATIAYMTEVSISKARPGEVAGYMATAPGILKVCETFIACIIFVFISDPVLYDRAEALKYCMAVYCICFILSAAIIVLCVCECTGCLPFPFARFLSGYAMLAVLLYISVTIVWPIFNFDPKHGGEKDRPSSCGSNPGLCSWDKRMAVAVLTGLNFVLYLADLIYSTRLVFVSS, from the coding sequence ATGCCGATCGTGCTACAGTCCACTCCTCTGTTCTGGACCCGTTTGGCGGCCCTGGTCTTCTCCTGCGTGGCGTTCTCTGTGGCGGTTCACGGGGGATGGCTGTACCACGGCACGGGCGACTGGTGCATCTTCTGCTGGGCCTTTAGCTTCGCCGGGACTCTGCTGGTTTTGTTGGTGGAACTTTTCGGCCTCCAAACGCGCGCTCCCGTCTCATGGAAAAACTTCCCTATAACGTTTGCGTGCTACGCCGCGCTGCTCTGCCTGTCCGCTTCCATCATCTTCCCGCTGTACTACCTCAAGGGAAGCCTGGCCCAGAGCCAGACCCGCGACTACAGAATCGTCTCCACCGTTTTCTCCTGCTTAGCCACAATCGCGTACATGAcggaagttagcattagcaaggCGCGGCCGGGCGAAGTCGCGGGCTACATGGCTACTGCTCCTGGTATTCTTAAAGTGTGCGAAACCTTCATCGCTTGTATTATTTTCGTTTTCATCAGTGATCCGGTTTTGTACGACCGCGCCGAGGCTCTTAAATACTGCATGGCGGTTTACTGCATCTGCTTCATTCTGTCCGCCGCCATCATCGTCCTGTGCGTTTGCGAGTGCACAGGTTGCCTCCCGTTCCCGTTTGCGCGCTTCTTATCGGGGTACGCTATGCTAGCTGTTCTCTTGTACATCTCCGTGACGATCGTGTGGCCCATTTTCAACTTTGACCCCAAACACGGCGGAGAGAAGGATCGTCCGAGCAGCTGCGGCTCCAATCCCGGTCTGTGCAGCTGGGACAAACGGATGGCCGTGGCTGTTCTCACGGGACTAAACTTCGTCCTGTATTTGGCCGATCTCATTTACTCGACTCGTTTGGTTTTCGTCAGCTCTTAA